One region of Primulina tabacum isolate GXHZ01 chromosome 17, ASM2559414v2, whole genome shotgun sequence genomic DNA includes:
- the LOC142531908 gene encoding protein DOG1-like 4, producing the protein MSFPTGSRAHMANVLPNINREYHNFQEFFECWLVQQSQHLEELVSALKEQEQQGRGRNIPPGMRGGDDERILRPVIERVIQHYEHYYTAKERWAKLDVVAMFNPSWRSSLEDAFLWIGGWRPNMAFHLLYSKSGLQFEARLEELMRGLRSGDLGDLSTSQMERVNELQLETIQKEKEISEKQAKLQETVADSTMVELTHSATMLIREGGSALDEGRIDATLAPKEAGLGRILQRADNLRLKTLKNIIGVLSPKQGVHFLIAAAELHLRLHEWGKRRDSRNQQRREVGSSQEH; encoded by the coding sequence ATGTCATTCCCGACCGGCAGCAGGGCACACATGGCAAATGTCCTCCCAAACATAAACCGAGAATACCATAATTTCCAGGAGTTCTTCGAGTGTTGGCTCGTCCAGCAAAGCCAGCATCTTGAAGAACTTGTCTCCGCCTTGAAGGAGCAGGAGCAGCAGGGGCGGGGACGAAATATCCCGCCAGGGATGCGAGGAGGGGATGACGAGAGGATTCTACGCCCTGTGATTGAACGAGTGATCCAACATTACGAGCATTACTACACGGCTAAAGAGAGATGGGCGAAACTCGACGTGGTGGCGATGTTTAACCCGTCGTGGAGAAGTAGTCTTGAGGATGCTTTCCTGTGGATTGGCGGGTGGAGGCCCAATATGGCCTTCCACTTGCTGTACTCCAAGTCCGGGCTGCAGTTCGAGGCCAGGCTCGAAGAACTGATGAGAGGACTTCGTAGCGGTGACTTGGGCGATCTTTCGACAAGTCAGATGGAACGAGTGAATGAATTGCAGCTGGAGACTATACAAAAGGAGAAGGAGATAAGTGAGAAGCAAGCTAAGCTGCAGGAGACGGTGGCTGATTCAACTATGGTCGAGTTAACTCATTCTGCTACAATGCTAATAAGGGAGGGGGGAAGTGCATTGGATGAGGGTCGCATCGACGCGACTTTGGCGCCTAAGGAGGCAGGCCTGGGTAGAATCCTACAGAGAGCAGATAACTTAAGGTTGAAAACTTTGAAAAACATAATTGGCGTCCTGAGCCCCAAACAGGGTGTGCATTTCTTGATTGCTGCTGCAGAGTTGCACTTAAGGCTCCATGAATGGGGGAAAAGGCGGGATTCAAGAAATCAGCAGCGGAGAGAAGTTGGTAGCAGCCAGGAGCACTAG
- the LOC142531283 gene encoding replication protein A 70 kDa DNA-binding subunit B-like: MKVKQSIQFRRDDNSTCCRREVILMNIQHDIVTINLWDDLAFNEGQWLEEMVNEKPIIAFSNMKRQPYQYTVQLKSTYTTTIYLNPPCTESENLNLWLNSGFKDHNLDNLWMTTKLKCSKEITINQLLNERKSLTENTYYSFKGYILEVENRFNPWYEACNNCSRAIIKTKDGTTCTKCVHILAEAVPRYKSIIFVFYS, translated from the exons ATGAAAGTCAAGCAATCGATCCAGTTTCGTAGGGATGACAATAGCACATGCTGCAGGAGAGAAGTCATATTGATGAACATTCA ACATGATATTGTTACAATAAATTTGTGGGACGATCTCGCCTTCAATGAAGGCCAATGGTTAGAGGAGATGGTGAATGAGAAGCCAATAATTGCTTTCTCAAATATGAAAAGACAACCTTACCAAT ACACAGTTCAATTGAAATCCACATATACTACTACGATATATCTTAACCCACCATGCACCGAATCAGAGAACTTAAATTTATG GCTGAACTCGGGTTTTAAAGACCACAATCTCGATAATTTGTGGATGACTACTAAACTGAAATGTTCTAAAGAAATCACCATCAATCAATTGCTCAATGAACGCAAAAGTTTAACCGAG AACACATACTACTCTTTCAAAGGATACATACTTGAAGTTGAAAACAGATTTAACCCTTGGTATGAAGCTTGTAACAATTGTTCGAGGGCAATTATTAAAACAAAAGATGGGACAACTTGTACCAAATGCGTTCATATACTTGCCGAAGCAGTGCCGAGGTATAAATCCATCATATTTGTTTTTTATTCATGA
- the LOC142530687 gene encoding uncharacterized protein LOC142530687: MFSNCAWTSLPGGRSPVSGAAAESSGPYNNCPNFVQFNDEVKKNSSESSRKKYKTFSVQERRQYVDKVLENRKKRKAVDFHPTTSQKAHKQKCDGLLKALQSVDGSTHDSTMLQPHELHPMHICCYCGAKKFQFEPPTFCCDNGKIKLAATEVPPDMLNLFTDYESTEAMQFRKNVRAYNSIFSFTSLGVKIDKELASSSRGVYTFRALGQIFHNLLSLVPNEGGPSHFQLYFWDIDNELHNRMNIMDNTQINEDTMKALMKVMGNNPYAELPRRINGENGWHQNIPKYTTGSSICGNKQTSTGETTFSSIEDMLNQEQQGISKESNKLVSCREYYCYKLQMRDHLTSVLLYAGRLFQQYIVDMYIKLETTRLDYYQRNQAEMRAEFYQGIVDSIIRGETRGSEVGQRIVLPASFIGGPRDMRRRYLNAMALVRIFGKPDLFITMTCNPEWKEIKDNLKEGQKAQDRPDLTSRLVKYLYKYIYKGHDKVAVHIAHEDGENVIDEIKNFQDARWVSAQEAVWRIFEFDLNEISQANIMCGIKRTSFGNKGKKGKVIGRVNGANSVEGERYYLRLLLNHVRGPTSFDNLLTVDGNICFTFKEAAQRRDVRKLWETYFEAMSEDFKKNFSICRGLLTAKTLQSLSMLLESMGKDIGLYDLPKVTTPIDGPSEVIPREILDELAVNIPDEDYLAQSNLNTAQRKAFSTIIDCLDAHKNGLFFVDGPGGTGKTYLYRALLANVRSRKMIALATSNFRSCSIYIAGWSDSPFTI, encoded by the exons ATGTTTTCCAATTGTGCATGGACTTCCCTGCCAGGAGGGAGGAGTCCTGTGAGTGGGGCCGCGGCTGAGTCGTCGGGTCCTTACAATAATTGTCCTAACTTCGTACAATTTAACGATGAGGTGAAAAAGAATAGCTCAGAGAGTTCACGGAAAAAATATAAGACCTTCTCAGTTCAGGAGCGTCGACAATATGTTGATAAAGTTTTGGAAAATCGGAAGAAAAGAAAAGCTGTTGATTTCCATCCTACCACATCTCAAAAAGCGCACAAACAAAAATGTGATGGGTTGCTCAAGGCTTTACAAAGTGTAG ATGGATCAACACATGACTCGACAATGCTTCAGCCACATGAGCTACATCCGATGcatatatgttgttattgtgGTGCTAAGAAATTTCAATTTGAGCCTCCAACTTTTTGTTGCGATAATGGCAAGATAAAGCTCGCAGCCACAGAAGTGCCACCTGATATGCTCAATTTATTCACTGACTATGAATCAACAGAAGCTATGCAATTTCGGAAAAATGTGCGAGCTTACAATAGTATCTTCTCATTCACTTCATTGGGTGTTAAGATTGATAAAGAACTAGCATCTTCGAGCCGAGGGGTTTACACTTTTAGAGCCTTAGGCCAAATATTTCACAACCTTCTGTCTTTAGTGCCTAATGAAGGTGGACCTTCTCATTTTCAATTATATTTCTGGGATATTGACAATGAACTACATAATAGAATGAATATAATGGACAACACCCAGATTAATGAAGATACTATGAAAGCCTTGATGAAAGTTATGGGAAATAACCCTTATGCGGAATTGCCGCGGAGGATAAATG GAGAAAATGGTTGGCACCAAAATATTCCAAAATACACGACCGGTTCAAGTATATGTGGCAACAAACAAACTTCCACAGGAGAAACTACTTTTTCCTCCATTGAAGATATGCTTAACCAGGAACAACAAG GTATCAGTAAAGAAAGCAATAAATTGGTATCATGTCGAGAATATTATTGTTATAAGTTACAAATGAGAGATCATTTGACATCGGTTCTTCTATATGCGGGTAGATTGTTCCAACAGTACATAGTAGATATGTATATAAAGCTTGAAACGACTAGGTTGGACTATTATCAAAGAAATCAGGCTGAGATGAGAGCTGAGTTTTATCAAGGTATAGTAGACAGCATTATTAGAGGAGAAACTAGAGGCAGTGAAGTTGGCCAAAGAATTGTACTACCAGCATCTTTTATCGGAGGCCCAAGAGATATGCGACGTAGATATCTTAATGCGATGGCATTAGTGAGAATATTTGGTAAACCGGATCTCTTCATTACAATGACTTGTAATCCAGAATGGAAAGAGATAAAGGATAATCTTAAAGAAGGACAAAAAGCTCAGGATCGGCCAGACTTAACGTCAAGG CTAGTGAAATACCTatacaaatatatttataaaggACATGATAAAGTGGCAGTTCATATTGCTCATGAAGATGGAGAAAACGTGATAGATGAGATTAAAAACTTCCAAGATGCAAGATGGGTGTCAGCACAAGAAGCTGTTTGGAGGATATTTGAGTTTGACCTCAATGAGATATCCCAAGCA AATATTATGTGTGGGATAAAAAGAACAAGTTTTggcaacaaaggaaaaaaagggAAAGTCATTGGTCGTGTAAATGGAGCTAATTCCGTGGAAGGTGAAAGATATTATTTAAGACTGTTACTTAATCATGTTAGAGGTCCAACTTCATTTGACAATCTGTTAACAGTCGACGGAAATATTTGCTTTACTTTCAAAGAGGCTGCACAAAGAAGAG ATGTTAGAAAACTATGGGAGACTTACTTTGAAGCAATGTCCGAAGACTTCAAAAAAAACTTTTCTATATGCAGGGGATTATTGACGGCAAAAACATTACAAAGTCTCAGTATGCTTCTAGAAAGCATGGGCAAAGATATTGGACTTTATGACCTGCCAAAAGTAACAACTCCAATAGATGGACCAAGTGAAGTAATCCCTCGAGAAATTCTCGATGAGTTGGCTGTTAACATTCCAGATGAAGATTACTTAGCTCAATCCAACCTGAATACAGCACAACGAAAGGCATTCTCTACGATAATTGATTGTTTAGATGCACACAAAAATGGATTATTCTTTGTCGATGGACCTGGAGGAACAGGGAAAACTTATTTATACCGTGCTTTATTGGCCAATGTAAGATCAAGAAAAATGATAGCACTTGCTACAAGCAACTTCAGGAGTTGCAGCATCTATATTGCCGGGTGGTCGGACAGCCCATTCACGATTTAA
- the LOC142531543 gene encoding filament-like plant protein 3, protein MDRRSWLWRRKKSPNGETESSGSISSRSERLSDDQSLSNHNTQSPEVTSRAVLSDEKIDDNLKTVSENLSEALLDIPSEEDFVAEHARVAEEAVSGWERAENEVLFLKRQVDAFTLKNSALEERIGHLDGALKECLRQLRQEREHKEQKIYEAIAKKTHEWNLKRSELENQISELHSQILNAKTGALSNLESVEKENSNLRLDLVSKSEELKQITFERDLGTHAAETASKQHLDNIKKVAKLEAECNRLKMVARKVAMVNDNQSVTAPSVYVKSFTDSQSDNGERISVIENDCWGNRGLDMIYYGPCHHDSRASSLVTVDRSIIIPSVEINLMDDFLEMERLAASPEMYSGGTRNTEKQAGENPLRSELEVMINRTAELEGILEKMYDDKVNLELALTKCQNQLRTSENQLKGIEAGLIDLSSQLSSANKAKEALQKEVEVTKLRLKNSLKRFDEAEVKLVHIQNQLAIVNEAKNMCELQLEDANIKKAEAESKLRVMELEQETLRAKISTLQDDVEKERKFSEDTVDKCAILETEISRLKVDSQLQRSTIAEEFRINQDKELVVAASKFSVCQKTIASLGLQLKSLATFEDLMMTSTELML, encoded by the exons ATGGACCGAAGAAGTTGGCTGTGGAGAAGAAAAAAGAGTCCTAATGGTGAAACAGAAAGCTCTGGGTCGATCTCATCACGTTCAGAAAGATTATCGGATGATCAG TCTTTGTCAAATCATAACACGCAGTCCCCTGAAGTGACGTCAAGAGCTGTGCTTAGTGATGAAAAAATCGATGATAATTTGAAGACTGTATCAGAGAACCTATCGGAAGCTCTTCTTGATATTCCCTCCGAGGAAGATTTTGTTGCGGAGCATGCAAGAGTTGCGGAGGAAGCTGTCTCGG GATGGGAACGGGCTGAAAATGAAGTGTTGTTTCTGAAGAGACAAGTTGATGCCTTCACACTGAAGAATTCGGCACTTGAAGAACGTATTGGTCATCTTGATGGAGCACTTAAGGAGTGTCTGAGACAACTGAGACAAGAAAGAGAACATAAAGAACAGAAGATTTATGAAGCTATTGCCAAGAAAACGCATGAGTGGAACTTAAAAAGGTCAGAACTTGAGAACCAGATCAGTGAGCTCCATTCACAGATACTGAATGCGAAAACAGGTGCCCTCTCTAATCTTGAATCTGTGGAGAAAGAGAATTCGAATCTTAGGCTTGATCTTGTTTCCAAATCTGAAGAATTGAAACAAATAACTTTTGAGAGAGACCTCGGTACTCATGCTGCTGAAACTGCTAGCAAACAACATCTTGACAACATAAAAAAGGTAGCCAAGCTTGAGGCTGAATGTAACAGGCTAAAGATGGTGGCACGCAAAGTGGCAATGGTTAATGATAACCAGTCCGTGACTGCACCATCTGTTTATGTTAAATCTTTCACGGATAGTCAGTCGGATAATGGAGAGAGGATATCAGTTATAGAAAACGACTGCTGGGGAAATCGCGGTTTGGATATGATTTATTATGGGCCATGCCACCATGATTCTCGGGCATCATCTTTAGTGACTGTTGATCGAAGTATCATCATTCCTTCAGTTGAGATTAATCTAATGGATGATTTTCTCGAGATGGAGCGGCTTGCAGCCTCACCAGAGATGTATAGCGGAGGCACCCGAAACACAGAAAAACAAGCTGGAGAAAACCCTTTAAGAAGTGAACTCGAAGTCATGATTAACCGAACGGCTGAGCTTGAAGGAATATTAGAAAAAATGTATGACGATAAAGTAAACTTGGAGTTAGCTCTGACTAAGTGTCAAAATCAGCTTAGGACATCCGAAAATCAACTCAAAGGAATCGAGGCAGGGTTGATCGACCTTAGTTCTCAGCTGTCTTCGGCTAACAAAGCCAAGGAAGCCTTGCAAAAAGAAGTCGAAGTTACTAAATTAAGGCTTAAAAACTCACTGAAGCGTTTTGATGAAGCTGAGGTAAAACTCGTACACATTCAAAACCAGTTGGCCATTGTTAATGAAGCAAAGAACATGTGTGAGCTGCAGCTTGAGGATGCCAACATAAAGAAAGCCGAAGCAGAGTCCAAACTCAGGGTTATGGAACTTGAACAAGAAACTTTACGTGCAAAAATTTCTACCCTGCAAGATGATGTCGAAAAGGAAAGGAAATTTTCAGAAGACACAGTTGATAAATGTGCCATATTAGAAACTGAGATTTCAAGATTGAAAGTTGATTCTCAACTTCAGAGATCAACGATAGCTGAAGAGTTCAGAATCAATCAG GACAAAGAACTGGTCGTTGCTGCGAGTAAATTTTCCGTGTGCCAAAAGACTATTGCTTCTCTTGGTTTGCAGTTGAAATCTCTTGCCACATTCGAAGATTTAATGATGACCTCTACGGAACTGATGTTATAA